The Pseudomonas wenzhouensis genome has a segment encoding these proteins:
- a CDS encoding IscS subfamily cysteine desulfurase → MKLPIYLDYSATTPVDPRVAQKMSECLLVDGNFGNPASRSHVFGWKAEEAVENARRQVAELVNADPREIVWTSGATESNNLAIKGVAHFYTSKGKHIITSKIEHKAVLDTTRQLEREGFEVTYLEPGEDGLITPAMIEAALREDTVLVSVMHVNNEIGTINDIAAIGELTRSRGVLLHVDAAQSTGKVEIDLEKMKVDLMSFSAHKTYGPKGVGALYVRRKPRVRLEAQTHGGGHERGMRSGTLATHQCVGMGEAFRIAKQEMAAENQRITALRDRFYRQLEGMEELYVNGSLTARVPHNLNLSFNYVEGESLIMALKDLAVSSGSACTSASLEPSYVLRALGRNDELAHSSIRFTFGRFTTEEEVDYAAAKVREAVDKLRELSPLWDMFKEGVDLSTVEWAAH, encoded by the coding sequence ATGAAATTGCCTATTTACCTCGATTATTCCGCTACCACGCCGGTCGATCCGCGTGTGGCGCAGAAAATGAGCGAGTGCCTGCTGGTCGATGGTAACTTCGGCAACCCGGCTTCGCGCTCGCATGTGTTTGGCTGGAAGGCCGAAGAAGCGGTGGAAAATGCCCGCCGTCAGGTCGCCGAACTGGTCAATGCCGACCCGCGCGAAATCGTCTGGACCAGCGGTGCAACCGAGTCCAACAACCTGGCGATCAAGGGTGTTGCGCACTTCTACACCAGCAAGGGCAAGCACATCATCACCTCGAAGATCGAGCACAAGGCGGTGTTGGATACGACCCGCCAGCTCGAGCGCGAAGGCTTCGAGGTGACTTATCTGGAGCCAGGCGAAGATGGCCTGATCACCCCGGCCATGATCGAGGCTGCGCTGCGTGAGGACACCGTGCTGGTGTCGGTCATGCACGTCAACAACGAAATCGGCACCATCAACGACATCGCTGCCATTGGTGAGCTGACCCGCTCGCGTGGCGTGTTGCTGCACGTCGATGCCGCGCAGTCCACCGGCAAGGTGGAGATCGACCTGGAGAAGATGAAGGTCGACCTGATGTCCTTCTCGGCGCACAAGACCTACGGCCCCAAGGGTGTCGGTGCCCTGTACGTACGCCGCAAGCCGCGTGTGCGTCTGGAGGCGCAGACCCACGGTGGTGGTCATGAGCGCGGCATGCGTTCCGGCACCCTGGCCACCCACCAGTGCGTCGGCATGGGTGAGGCCTTCCGTATCGCCAAGCAGGAGATGGCGGCGGAAAACCAGCGCATCACTGCGCTGCGTGATCGCTTCTACCGCCAGCTCGAAGGCATGGAAGAGTTGTACGTCAACGGCAGCCTGACGGCGCGTGTGCCGCACAACCTCAACCTGAGTTTCAACTACGTCGAGGGCGAGTCGCTGATCATGGCGCTCAAGGACCTCGCCGTATCGTCCGGTTCGGCGTGCACTTCGGCTTCCCTGGAGCCGTCCTACGTGCTGCGTGCCCTGGGCCGCAACGACGAGCTGGCGCACAGCTCGATTCGCTTCACCTTCGGTCGTTTCACCACTGAAGAAGAGGTCGATTACGCTGCCGCCAAGGTTCGTGAGGCTGTGGATAAGCTGCGCGAACTGTCGCCCCTGTGGGATATGTTCAAAGAAGGTGTCGACCTTTCCACCGTGGAATGGGCAGCACACTGA
- the iscR gene encoding Fe-S cluster assembly transcriptional regulator IscR: MRLTTKGRYAVTAMLDLALHAQHGPVSLADISERQGISLSYLEQLFAKLRRGSLVSSVRGPGGGYQLSRDMRGIQVAQVIDAVNESVDATRCQGQGDCHAGDTCLTHHLWCDLSQQIHEFLSGISLADLVARHEVQEVALRQDQRRCSGKAPRLDKIEASAVE; this comes from the coding sequence ATGCGACTGACTACCAAAGGCCGTTACGCCGTTACCGCCATGCTCGATCTGGCGCTGCACGCGCAGCACGGTCCCGTTTCCCTGGCCGATATTTCCGAGCGGCAGGGCATTTCCCTGTCTTATCTCGAGCAACTGTTCGCCAAGCTGCGCCGTGGCAGCCTGGTTTCCAGTGTGCGCGGGCCGGGCGGCGGCTATCAGCTGTCACGCGACATGCGCGGCATTCAGGTGGCTCAGGTGATCGATGCGGTCAACGAGTCGGTGGATGCCACGCGTTGCCAGGGGCAGGGTGATTGCCATGCCGGCGACACCTGTCTGACCCACCATCTGTGGTGCGACCTCAGCCAGCAGATTCATGAATTCCTCAGTGGCATCAGCCTGGCCGACCTGGTCGCGCGTCATGAGGTGCAGGAAGTGGCCTTGCGTCAGGATCAGCGTCGCTGCTCTGGCAAGGCGCCACGCCTGGATAAGATTGAAGCGTCCGCCGTCGAATGA